A window from Kovacikia minuta CCNUW1 encodes these proteins:
- a CDS encoding mercuric reductase, with translation MSSSTDSKPLIQPLDESNQKLLAAVHPLDWVNPTPADRYDLVVIGAGTAGLVVAAGAAGLGLGLKVALIEKHLMGGDCLNVGCVPSKCMIRSSRVVGEMRQAEKFGIRVPEATIDIDFPAVMARLRQVRADISHNDSAQRFQKLGVDVFLGQGQFVSGDSIRVEDQTLRFKKAVIATGARASRPPVEGLAEAGFLTNETVFWLTERPQRLAVIGGGPIGCELAQTFHRLGCEVTLFHNHGQILDREDADAAEVVQQVFLREGIQLLLNSELHRVEKIPEGKVIHFTHQGQTHTITVDEILVGAGRSPNVEGLNLEAVGVQFDQHKGVLVNNYLQTTNPRIYAAGDICMGWKFTHAADAAARIVIKNTLFSPFGLGRAKLSSLVMPWATYTAPEVAHVGLYEKDAEAQGIEVETIKIPFDSVDRAIADGETEGFLKIHHKKGSDQILGATIVADHAGEMISEVTTAIVNKIGLSKLSGVIHPYPTQAEAIKKAADAYRRTLLTPRTKALLGILTRIS, from the coding sequence ATGTCGTCCTCAACTGATAGCAAACCATTGATTCAACCGCTGGATGAATCGAATCAGAAGTTGCTTGCCGCTGTGCATCCGCTGGACTGGGTGAATCCTACACCCGCCGATCGCTACGATCTGGTTGTGATTGGTGCCGGGACTGCGGGGCTGGTGGTGGCTGCTGGAGCCGCTGGACTGGGGTTGGGCTTGAAAGTTGCCCTGATTGAAAAACACCTGATGGGTGGGGATTGCCTGAATGTGGGTTGTGTTCCTTCCAAATGCATGATTCGCTCCTCACGGGTAGTTGGCGAGATGCGCCAGGCCGAAAAGTTTGGGATTCGAGTGCCTGAAGCGACGATCGACATCGACTTTCCAGCCGTCATGGCACGCCTCCGCCAGGTGCGGGCAGACATCAGCCATAACGATTCGGCTCAACGGTTTCAGAAGTTGGGGGTGGATGTTTTTCTGGGACAGGGGCAGTTTGTTAGTGGAGACAGCATCAGGGTAGAAGACCAAACCCTGCGCTTCAAAAAAGCCGTGATTGCCACCGGTGCCCGTGCCTCCCGCCCCCCTGTTGAGGGCTTGGCAGAGGCAGGATTTCTCACCAATGAAACCGTTTTCTGGCTGACAGAACGTCCCCAGCGGTTAGCAGTCATCGGTGGGGGGCCGATCGGGTGTGAACTGGCTCAGACTTTCCATCGCCTGGGTTGCGAGGTGACGTTGTTTCACAACCACGGGCAGATTCTAGATCGGGAGGATGCGGATGCGGCTGAAGTTGTCCAGCAGGTGTTTTTGCGCGAAGGAATCCAGTTATTGCTCAACAGTGAATTGCACCGGGTTGAAAAGATCCCAGAAGGGAAAGTGATTCATTTCACCCATCAGGGGCAAACCCACACGATTACCGTAGACGAAATTCTGGTGGGTGCGGGACGATCGCCAAATGTGGAAGGATTAAACCTGGAAGCGGTGGGCGTTCAGTTTGATCAGCACAAGGGGGTTTTAGTCAACAACTACCTTCAGACGACCAATCCCCGAATTTACGCGGCTGGAGATATTTGCATGGGTTGGAAATTTACCCACGCTGCCGATGCTGCTGCCCGAATTGTGATCAAAAATACCCTGTTTTCTCCCTTCGGTTTGGGACGTGCCAAACTGAGCAGCCTAGTCATGCCCTGGGCAACCTATACGGCTCCCGAAGTTGCCCATGTAGGACTCTATGAGAAGGACGCTGAGGCACAGGGAATTGAGGTGGAAACCATCAAAATTCCCTTCGATAGCGTCGATCGGGCGATCGCCGATGGGGAAACCGAAGGCTTCCTCAAAATCCACCACAAAAAAGGCAGTGATCAAATTCTGGGAGCAACCATTGTTGCTGACCACGCCGGAGAAATGATCAGCGAAGTGACCACGGCGATCGTCAACAAAATTGGCTTAAGTAAACTGTCAGGTGTAATCCATCCCTACCCAACCCAGGCAGAGGCAATCAAAAAAGCTGCCGATGCCTACCGCCGCACCTTGCTCACCCCCAGGACAAAAGCATTGCTGGGGATTCTGACCAGGATTTCGTGA
- the glgA gene encoding glycogen synthase GlgA translates to MTLFTVSSRELENRGHTVELILPMYDCMRYDHIWGLHDAYRDLWVPWYGSAIHCSVLCGWVHGRLCFFIQPHSRDNFFNRGYYYGADDDDMRFVFFSKAALEFLNVSNKRPDVIHCHDWQTGLIPVLLFEIYKWNGMANQRVMYTIHNFKHQGIAGGSALQGSGLNNESYYFDYDRLQDNFNPFALNLMKGGIVYANYVTTVSPHHAWEAHHGNEGYGLGHTLHLHQDKFSGILNGIDYTIWNPEVDRYIPHSYTKDDLTGKAKNKKALRERLLLRDDPEKPLICFIGRLDEQKGVHLVHHAIYHALYRDAQFVLLGSATESKINSWFWHEKNFLSENPDVHLELGFNEELSHLIYAGADMIIVPSNFEPCGLTQMIGLKYGTVPIVRGVGGLIDTVFDRDYDETHPPEKRNGYVFYQTDNQALESAMDRAIGLWRYDSEAFEQLAIQGMEYDYSWNHPGAAYVELYERIRHK, encoded by the coding sequence GTGACGTTGTTTACGGTCTCCAGTCGAGAATTGGAAAATCGGGGTCACACCGTCGAGCTGATTCTGCCGATGTACGACTGTATGCGCTATGACCACATTTGGGGGCTGCACGATGCTTATCGTGACCTGTGGGTGCCCTGGTATGGGTCAGCCATCCACTGTTCAGTACTTTGTGGCTGGGTGCATGGACGCCTGTGCTTTTTTATTCAACCCCATTCTCGCGATAATTTCTTTAATCGGGGATATTACTATGGGGCAGATGATGATGACATGCGGTTTGTTTTCTTCAGCAAAGCCGCGCTGGAATTTCTCAACGTCAGTAATAAGCGCCCAGATGTGATCCATTGCCATGACTGGCAAACGGGTTTAATTCCCGTTCTCTTGTTTGAAATTTACAAGTGGAATGGGATGGCAAACCAGCGGGTCATGTATACCATTCACAACTTTAAGCATCAAGGCATTGCGGGGGGGAGTGCCCTACAGGGATCGGGGCTCAATAATGAATCCTATTACTTTGACTACGATCGCCTGCAAGACAACTTCAATCCCTTTGCCCTTAACCTGATGAAGGGGGGGATTGTGTATGCCAACTACGTCACTACGGTTTCGCCCCACCATGCCTGGGAAGCCCATCACGGCAATGAGGGGTATGGTTTGGGGCATACGCTGCACCTGCATCAGGACAAATTTAGCGGTATCCTGAACGGGATCGATTACACCATTTGGAACCCAGAGGTCGATCGCTACATTCCCCACTCCTACACCAAAGACGACCTGACTGGAAAAGCCAAAAACAAAAAAGCCCTGCGCGAACGCCTCTTGCTGCGCGATGATCCTGAAAAACCGCTGATCTGCTTTATCGGCCGGTTAGACGAGCAAAAAGGGGTGCATCTGGTTCACCACGCAATCTACCACGCCCTCTACCGGGATGCCCAGTTCGTTCTGTTGGGTTCGGCAACCGAGTCCAAAATCAACTCCTGGTTCTGGCATGAAAAGAATTTCTTGAGCGAAAATCCAGATGTGCATTTGGAGTTGGGCTTCAATGAGGAACTTTCCCATCTCATCTATGCTGGGGCAGACATGATCATTGTTCCCAGCAACTTTGAACCCTGTGGATTAACTCAAATGATTGGGTTGAAGTATGGCACCGTACCGATCGTTCGGGGTGTGGGGGGACTCATCGACACGGTGTTCGATCGGGACTACGACGAAACCCATCCGCCAGAGAAACGCAATGGCTACGTGTTTTACCAGACCGACAACCAGGCGCTAGAGTCTGCGATGGATCGGGCGATCGGCTTGTGGAGATACGATTCGGAAGCGTTTGAACAACTCGCCATTCAAGGAATGGAGTATGACTATTCCTGGAATCACCCTGGTGCAGCCTATGTCGAACTCTATGAGAGGATTCGGCATAAGTAG
- a CDS encoding glycosyl hydrolase family 57, whose translation MLATAPSPDLPELAELRSGLPNICGWEAEIRAVVNHNEPVFLPETNLRSENITAGFACALHMHQPTIPAGANGALICNLQYMFEHPGEGDNHNADGFTWCYSRMGDFIPDLVGNGCNPRIMLDYSGNLLWGLRQMGRDDVLDRLKRITCDRHYQPYVEWLGTMWSHAVVPSTPIPDLKLHIQAWQHHFAAIFGYDALRRVKGFSPPEMHLPNHPDTLYEYIKALKECGYRWLLVQEHSVECVDGSSLPHDQKYIPNRLIAHNSRGETISITALIKTQGSDTKLVAQMQPYHEAKGRSKQPLGDRLVPACVTQIADGENGGVMMNEFPRDFPPVWYGIQANGRGTTGVVGVNGTEYIELLEATGVSPNDYPPIQAVHPA comes from the coding sequence ATGCTTGCAACAGCCCCTTCTCCTGATTTACCTGAATTAGCCGAGCTACGGTCTGGACTGCCCAACATCTGCGGTTGGGAGGCAGAAATTAGGGCGGTGGTGAATCACAATGAGCCAGTATTCTTGCCTGAAACCAATCTTCGTTCGGAGAATATTACGGCAGGGTTTGCCTGTGCCTTGCACATGCACCAGCCAACCATTCCAGCAGGTGCTAATGGGGCGTTGATTTGTAACTTGCAGTACATGTTTGAGCATCCGGGGGAAGGGGACAACCACAATGCAGATGGGTTTACCTGGTGTTATTCCCGCATGGGAGATTTTATTCCCGACCTGGTGGGGAATGGTTGTAATCCCCGGATCATGCTCGACTATTCGGGTAATTTGTTGTGGGGATTGCGCCAGATGGGACGCGATGATGTGCTAGACCGGCTCAAACGGATTACCTGCGATCGCCACTACCAGCCCTACGTGGAATGGTTGGGGACAATGTGGAGTCATGCGGTTGTTCCCTCAACCCCAATTCCTGACCTCAAACTCCATATCCAGGCGTGGCAGCACCATTTTGCTGCCATCTTTGGGTACGATGCCCTCCGCCGGGTTAAGGGCTTTTCCCCACCAGAAATGCACCTGCCCAACCACCCAGATACGCTGTATGAGTACATCAAAGCGCTGAAAGAGTGTGGCTACCGCTGGCTGCTGGTGCAGGAACACTCGGTGGAGTGTGTCGATGGTTCCAGTCTGCCCCACGACCAGAAATATATTCCCAATCGCCTGATTGCCCATAATTCTAGGGGCGAAACCATCAGCATTACTGCCCTAATCAAAACCCAGGGATCGGATACAAAATTGGTGGCACAGATGCAGCCCTACCATGAGGCAAAAGGGCGAAGCAAACAACCATTGGGCGATCGCCTGGTGCCTGCCTGTGTGACTCAAATTGCCGATGGAGAAAATGGCGGTGTCATGATGAACGAGTTCCCCCGCGATTTTCCGCCTGTCTGGTATGGCATTCAAGCCAACGGTCGGGGAACTACAGGCGTTGTTGGGGTGAATGGTACCGAGTACATCGAACTTTTAGAAGCAACGGGAGTTAGCCCAAACGACTATCCTCCGATTCAGGCGGTTCATCCAGCATAG